The following nucleotide sequence is from Odocoileus virginianus isolate 20LAN1187 ecotype Illinois chromosome 18, Ovbor_1.2, whole genome shotgun sequence.
ATAAAATTCCTCTGTTCCTTTAAGACTCTCTTGAGGTGTGTGAAGTGAGAGGCAGTGTCAGTCAGTAAAATTTGTTAAGCTTAGATTATTTCTTAATTGTTATGATAAAAATACATATGAGTGtaagttctaatattttcttcttataccATTAATGGTAACACTAAACTATTAGGAGTAAAAATTATGCCAACGGAATAATAACATGTTAACATAGTTGTAATgaataaacatgaaataaagCTCTTAAGCAATATAAGAGCACTAATCTACTAAAATATTCAGTACATTGGATATCTTAATCCTAAAAGTATCCCAAATTAATGATCTAAAATTTAATCAAAGttaaatgatttattaaaataaccagctaaaaagtttaaaaaataagtatcataATATAGTATTCTAGATGAAATCCTAGAACAGCAAAAGGACAGTAGGGAAAATCTAGTGAAATGGAACAAAGTATAAGATTTAGTTATAACAGTATTGTTCTAGTGTTGGCTCCTTAGTTAGGACGAAAGTACCATGGTAATGTAAGGTGGTAACAGTAGGGGAAGTTGGAGAGGTACATGGGTACCCTATagtatctttgcaacttttctgtaaatctaaaactattctaaaatccTATAAATTCACTTAAACTTTGAAATGTATCATTCAGGAACATGTATCAACTTTTACAATGACATAATACTATTTTCATTCCTAGTTTCTGATCATTCACGTAAAGTTGAAAAAGTGAGTGGAATGTCAAAATggaatttctgtttattaaattaaatgtaagAAAACAGGGCTGAACAGCTGGAGAGGTTTATGTTTATGAAAACAGCTTTacaacaacaaagggaaaatatccaggaataaaGTTAAGAATTTAGTCctttataaaaactataaaactttactGAGAAACATATAGAGACTTGAATAAATGGACAAACAAGATTTATATTTGGATAGAAAGACTACTGCTTTAAAGTTGAAAGTTCACTTTTAAAACAATCTGTATCTCTACTTTAAGCTCAATAAAAATAGCCGTATACTTTTTATAGCAAGATAGGTATTCCTTTAAGCCCAAACTTGGCCCAAGTATGATTGGAAGAGTTGAGGCAGAACTACCGGCATGTCTCCACTGCTGAGACATCTGAGCTTTAAGATTATTTCTCTGAAAACAGCCTGGATTGGCATTCTATCTAAGGTTGACAAGACCAAAAAGCCACATGTCTAGTTCTGTGTTAAATGAAAGCCATGCCTTCTTTTTGTTCATGACCTAGCTCCATACCACAAAATCTACCACACAGTTTCTGTGGATCCAGTCACCTCTGAACATGAACTAATGTGTCAGGCTGAGGGTTACCCTGAAGCTGAAGTCATCTGGACAAGCAGCAATCACCAAGTCCTGAGTGGCAAAACCagcatcaccagttcccagagggAGGAAAAGCTTTTCAATGTGACCAGCACACTGAGAATCAACACAACAGCTGACGAAATTTTCTATTGCACTTTTCGGAgattaggtcatgaggaaaaTAACACAGCTGAGTTGGTCATCCCAGGTAATATTCTGAACATCTCAATTAAAATGTGCCTAGTATtgtcgctctctctctctcttgtttttttcagtagtattGTCTCTTGGTACATAGCCTGATGCCTGCTCATCATAAACTTTcactgtttgttgaatgaatgaataaactatatTTATATGAATGAACTACATTTACAAAATGCATTCTGCTTCCTCACCTCCATTCATCCAAGTCATATTTCTACTTAGTAAACATTAAGCAAGTATTTATTCAATATGCTGTACTTTTTAGGCATTGGAGGCTCATAGAAAAGTAATAAACAGTTAACACTCTTCAGGAAACGGATAGTAAAACAGGCAATCTCATTTCATGTTAGAAATGGTCTTGTGGCTGGGGGAATCTGCACGAGCACCTGAGAGGAAGACTCAACTCAGGCCATGTTTCAGGAATCCAGATTTGAGTACATCACAGCTGTTTCCTTCTTTCCAGAGTTTCTGTGGCAGGAAACAAATAGGATGTACTTTTCTATCTTATTTCCTATGGGAGAGTGTCTTCCTGCCCGTTCTGTCTCCTCCAAGGTAGTCGTCTTAGTGCATAAATCTGTGTTCCCCTGGGCAAGCGACTTGATTTCTTCTGTGCTTTTCACATTTCTTACATAGTTATAACCTATTGGGCAACAGTATCCTGGAAATACATGGGCTTCAATGTATGAAAATGATTTGAGACTCTTCTTTACACAGAATCAGCTATGTTTTTATCTCACTTTCCTACAGAAGTGGGTAAGGCAGAATATAATCTGGTGAGAGGCTCAGACCTTTAGAGAAGGTGAACTTTGAGAGCATGATGTTAATATAAACCCAGAGGTCTTCTCAGAGGCACTTCTCACCACACTCTCCTCACCCCCACTAGATGTTGACAGTAAAGCTCTGgtacttcagagaaaacaaaccaaaaattgaATAGAAAAGGCAAACAATAGGTAAAGACAATCCAGGGTAGTCCtaagaacaaaaagaacagaagcagTTTGGAAAATTAAAGAATCACTTTGGGAGGAGCTGCATTAGTGAATCGCTGCCATTTAAAAGCTGTTTTATAACAACTTACTTGTGGGAAGACCTAGGGTTAACTCACCTAACTTTTTGAAATATGTGTTCTCATCTGTCACCTGGGggttttttctttaatacttgGCACACCTAACTCATAAAGTTATTAACAGACTTTGTAAACTGCCAGCTACTAGAGAAAGACTGACTATGATTGTGGCTTTAAAACTTGAATTAGGTAATCACAAATCATGGCTAATGGTGGGAGGTAGGAGTTAGTCTCTGAGCATCATGTGCCATAAGACTGCTTTTCTTCCTGCAGCGGACTGAAGATAGATTGGTGAAAAGTACCAATGATTAGATGTCCCAAGGTGTTCAAATGgtggagaggaaaaaaggaaaccatgATCCACAATCATGGCCACAGATGTGGGGAAGAAGGAGCTCTTTTGGGAGTGCCAATTAGCCATCACACTGCATCTTTGCCATGTGCAGTAGACTGCTAGCTTTTATATTAAGGAATGCAAGAAGTGAAACAATCAAGGCTATCATATAATACTGAGCTGCCACACCCTGTGAAAagcattttattaacatttagcCTCACAAAAATTTCAgtatcatttccattttgtagaCTGGTTAAATGATTTGCCGGAGAACTCAAAGCTAGTGAGTAGCCGCCGAACTTAAGCTGAGGTGCACCTGTCCAACACCTGGGCTGCTTCCAGTTTTCCATGTTGCCCCCATTTTCATATCTGAGGTATTTCACCATTCCAGTCACTCACTAGAGGGGAACTTTTGGTACTTAAGAAAATGCTAACCTAAATTAAACTTCAAAGATGATTATTCTCTTGGTCCCTCCCaaagaaaattttatctttagtcagtttcattttattttgtttttcagaaccATATCCAGATCCAGCAAAAAAGAGGAATCACTTGGTGATTCTGGGAGCTGTCTTCTTGTTCCTGCATGTAACGCTGGCAGTCATCTTCTGTCTGAAAAGAAATGGTATTTCCTTTATTGTGACAGACTCTGGTGGGGTTGTGGAAAAATGTATGAGAGTGCTACTGTTGTCATGGTGGCACTTGCTGGGCAGAGTCAGGGATGCTACATCTCCTGTAATGTGCAGGACAGTCCCATGTATCGGAAAACTATTCTACCCCAAAAGCTAGGGGTGCCCCTGACAGGAAACAGTGATTTATAAAATGCCTTTCTATTAGCCTTCCCTTCCAGGGCCAACTTTCAATTATGCAAAGTAGATTTTTAGCTACCGTTCTGTAGCATCATTTGAATTGGAGGGTGGCAGTAAACACTTGTAGTAACATTTCTAAGGGGGTGAGAGTTGGATCATGGCTGCAGGCAAACCTGACTTGCCTCTGCAAGGTAGCACAAAGACACTCCACTGTTTCACAGGAGTTAGAGCGAAGCTGGGCAGGATTGCAGGGTGAAGATCCTGAGAAAAAGGGTGTGCATGGAGGCTGAAGAAGACCAAGTGTTAAACAGTTTCTTTCTATCATGGGAATAACCACAGActtacaggaaagaaaaagttaaaatgccTGTTGGTTTCAGTTGAGTTTGTCTTGAGTTAGTTACACTGTTATATTGAGCTGGCTTCTGGGagctttaaataataaaaatagttccTTATGTAGAACAGTGGTACTTTTGCCACAGAGCAGTTTGCTGAAGGTATTATAtagttttcaaaacaattttaatatgtatatttctcTGTTTACCCAAGGGGACaattaaaattcaggaaaatgtgtctattcaaataatttcctttcactttaaaatgattcAGAGTAAACATTTCCCCAATACTTTGAGAAGCATACCAAAGGATCTGATGATGATCTGTATATAGAGTTATCTGATGGCAAATAGGGAAGTGGAAAATGGAAGGGAATTCCAATAGTTGTTGAGAAATTCCCTACAACCCCTTAAGAGGTGGGTGGATCTGGGAAAGTGGTGTAATTGAGGGAGTGGAGGTCAGCTTCTTTTAATGAACAGAGAACTGAGACAGCCAGACTATATGGATTAAATTTCAGTGATAGGAAGATCCTGAGGTGGTGTTGATTTGTTCAAGGAAGTGGCTGTGACCACAACTTGCATTTCCATGTGAAAAATCATTAACTGGCATTAGAAAGGGCTGGAAAACTAAAGTATAATAAAGTGTCTCAGGATATGGTACATCTgtgggggaaaataaaaaataaaagtgtatacCTCTGAAGAAAATTTAGGAACAAAAGCATGTGTCCTAAACTGTTGGGACCCCTGGAAAATGGAATTCTACCAGATTTCCTAAGGGATTagaaatatttcataggaacctagGATTTAAACTTGAGTCACTCTGTGGGATGTATAGTTGtattacatgaaaataaaaataacttttttcttcaaGTGAGAATGATGGATGTAGAAAAATGCGGCACCCAAGATATGAATTCAAAGCAACAAAATGGTAAGAATTTTAGCAGGGATTGGAAgctgaagaaaggaaacaaaaagttaAAGAACAAGGGGAAAGCTTTCATTATAATCTCCCCTTATTTTACTGAATGCTGAGTGTTGGAACTACCACCTCCTGTTTGTCTCACGACTCTGATATGAGAATGGTTCCCACAGTCTGAGATTTAGGGATAGCAGAGAGGAGTAGAGGGATGGCCCCttggggaggtgggagaaggaggcagcTTCTCTCTGCTAGGTCCTTTGCTTTGCATCCTAACATCTCCCTGCATTAGGGGACCAAGCTGATTTATGTGAATGggtgatagatgaatggatgggtagatagataAAACTTTATATAAGGCACTGTGTGTACTGCTTCATGTACAGTACCTCAATCTTCTCTCTCCATAATATCAAAGAAGATTTACGTTTTTATTATCCTGGGATAATACTAgattattcctgttttatagtGGAGAAAGCAAAGAGTCAAGAAGATAATATGAATTGCTCAAGAACACAAGTCTTGACAAGTATCAGGCTTTGGAGCCTGCTAACCTGACCATGGAACCTAACTCTTAACCTATtcacttaaatctatttcacCATAAATGTCTACATTTGTAGAAGTCCAGAAAGACCGCACCCAGTCAAGATCACTGAACTAAGAAGAAAACTATATTAAGGCTTCTGGTTCTTCTTATGTAATTTGAAACCAAACTTCACAATAAGCCCAAGTTTAAAGTTAGTCTAATCACCCTGGACAAGCTCAGGCGTGTTTCATTATGGAGTCCATAGCACTCATTTATGTTGTAAAGCTCATTAGTGAGTGTTGTTTGAAGCTTCTTAGGGTGACAGACCATCCCAGTTTGCCAAGAAGTAAGGGTTTTCTCAGAGCATGAGTCTTTCAGTTTCATAACCAGGACAGTCCTGGCAAACCATGGTAGGTGGTTACAGTCTGTCATGTAAAGGGAATTGGGCATAAATATAATGTTTCTTTGTCTTGTTGAAAGCTTATTATATCATCTAGCAAATACTTCTTATGtttctcattttcactttccagcTACACAGTTTGAGGAGACGTAATCCAGTGTTAAAACTTCTGATCTTAAAACAGGGATTCTCAGCCTGTGGTTTGGGTTTATCAGACCAGAGGTATGCAGTGGGCCAGGAGGCTACAGATGATGTAGAACTTAAAAAGCCCAAGCTCTGAAGAcagaagctgagaaagaagaggagaacaaaggaagaaggaataaagGTACCGTGGAAGGAAACATTGGTACTTCTGAATGATGGAAGACTCATCAATGCATGTGAAAAGGAGAAAGGACACTTCAATGATGAACCTCCATGTACATTATCCATCACTCATCTTAGGAAAACAGGTTGAGATTCCCTGATTTAATGGTCAGTTCCTCCAGAAGTGCCCTTTGCCTTTACTCAGTGCTTTGATTTGTCTTCTGGTTGATTGAGCATCCCAGTGTTGCCACAGTGTTTGAgtataatttgttttcatttattttgagtcTGTGGGGTCTTGTCCTGTGAGTGTGGTTGTCAGTGATTTCTTTTGAAGATATGCTGtagtagaaattaacattttttcaCAAGACCAAATTTACTGCTCAATGACTTGTGTGTGTCAAGTAAAATGTAGTATTTGTAAAGTACTTGTTATCCTCTATAACTGTTAGTACTTAGGAATCATAGAGAACAAACCATTAGTTTGtataagatatttttaataccTTATTTAACCCACTGATACTTCAATTGACTTGGATAATCTTATTCTCAGACCTCAAAATAAGATATGTTACCAAAATATCTGTTACACTTAAATATCAGCTTTACAACTATGTGTGCACATAATCTCATTTTATTCCTGTAGCAATAGTGGTAAGCACTAGTGGTAAGCACTATTATTCTACCCGTTTCACAACTGAGGGagcagaggtaaagaaacttgaTCAAGGCAATACATAGCAGACCTCAGATTTCCAAAACTGTCACCCtctgtccttttatttatttatttaaattgaggtatagtcaATTTATAGTGtcgtgccaatctctgctgttaAGCAAAataactcagttatacatatatatatgctcttttttaattattaaaaaattaataaagtaacGTTTTTACCTTCTGTTCTTTAGAATATAATTTACAGCTATGCTTTAAGACATGttcattcagcagatatttaGGTAGTGCCCTAGAATGTCAATCACTGTGCCAGGCAGAGTCTACAGATGTGAGCAAGATAAGGAAACTTCCCTCTAGGAGCTCATAGTATAATAAGGACATCAATAAGATAATATATCACTACAATATGGTCCATTATAGCACAAGGtataagaggagaaaaatgtTGTGAGGAGGAAAATTTAGAAAGCTTCCAAAGGAGGGGATTCTCTGGGTAGCCAGCCAGTGTGTTCCTGGACAATtgaaaagcataaatattttaaaaatcaaagcgaTTTCAGTTTATGAGATGCCAGTATTCTTTAAAACCATGGAAAATGGCTCTTGAAATCCTTTTCTATCACTGTATTTACCCCTGATTGGTTTGCTTTGCCATGAAATTTGATGCTTATTTATATAGGGCCTGGTATTGTTAatagcagttttcttttttatttaaatgcaactgaattttgaatttatactttttcataatttgaaattcaaaaagTCCAGTAGGAGACATTAAGAAGTCTCCATTCCATCCTCCTACTCATCTAGTTTCCCTTTCCAGAAGCAACCACTCTTATCTTTTGTTCATTTGTCTTCTAAAGATATTCTGTGGATATATGTGAAAATACttgtaaaatgtgtatatatttttgatttttgCTCTTTTCCACATAAACGGTAATGCATTATGCATCTGCTGTGcactttgctgtttttatttaatgTACTGTTTTTTATGTAGTAAATAGAACAAATGTGAAGTTCCCAGAGGCTGGGCACTGTCTTATTTGTTCTAGGTCATCTTTTCCATAGCCTCCTAGAagatgtatgtgcatgctaagtcaccagTTGTGtccctgtgtgaccctatggactgtagcctgccaggcttctctgtccatggaatgctccaggcgagaatactggagtgagttgccctgctgttctccagggggtctccccatcccaagaatcaaacccatgtttgaTCTTACGGGAGAAAAGAAGTggtttcgatccctaggttgggaagagcaCCTGGAAGAGGGTagggcaacccatttcagtattcttccctggagaattccatggacagagaagcctggcaggctacggcccCACGGTAGTATATACCAAATAGTTACTACATTTAGACAACCAGCCTTTGTCGAGTCCTTGCTCTATGACTGTGTTtggatttggtttattttttgtttctcaaaGAGAGAATGTGTTTCTCACAATGGGTTTTCCAGAATGCACCATGTCAACCTGGCCTTAAAGGATGACTTTATTGCTAAGTCTGTATGACAGATTCATGTCTGgaacttggttttgttttgttttgttttgttttttctgttttatcttgAGTATATACTTGACTTTGATTTTGCACTTGcaaaattgtattctttttggAAATTCCAGTCAAGAACCTTGACTCTAGATCCTCATTTGTGCCAGAAAAGGCTTGTGAGGCCTGTGAGCTGTCTGGACCCTTGAGTCCAACCAGTTCTTACCACTACACAGGCCTCCTAAGATATTGCTTTCCAAATGTTCAGATGCCCTCTAGGAGATCCCAGAGTATTTCTTCGTTCCTCACTTACCTGCATCAGTGACAGGGAAAATATTCTTTGCTTTGCCATATATCAAAGCTGAAGAAACAGAATCTCCAATAGAaatttttctgttatctttttttaCATGTTCATTTGCACAATATCCCTTGTTTGGGTGACAGTATCTTTTGTGTGAAGTACAAGCAAGAATTGTGGTTCAGCAAGATGTGAAGTCTGTTCTCTCCATTCCTAAATCTTAATGCCTTTTTGTGGTGTTGGATTTCTAAGGCACTTTATTCCTTTGTCTTGTGTTTCATTGTAAATGATATAGGTAGAGATGATATCTAATTCTGCATTTGTCATTGTTTACATGtgcattaatttaataaaatattcttatttattttgttactcAGTTCATCCGTGTAtcaattttcttgtttcctacatgttttataaaaatattctcagttTAACATTGCAATGGAGACAGTTACTTGGAATATCTTCAGTTACGTTCTTAGTTCTGTTTTTCATAGCTATGTAAACATAGCTTCTATGTTTACACAGTATACTTTTGCAACCCATAtgatgaaaaatatcaaaagCGTGTTCTAAAGAATGTATTGAAAATTTTCATCCTCTCTCACTCGATAGCTTCCTTTAGAATAGTACGAAGAAAAGAGTCAAATCACTCTGTTCACTTTGAAAAGTGTTCAAATTACTATTG
It contains:
- the CD274 gene encoding programmed cell death 1 ligand 1 isoform X3; its protein translation is MRIYSVLTFMAYCCLLKAPYHKIYHTVSVDPVTSEHELMCQAEGYPEAEVIWTSSNHQVLSGKTSITSSQREEKLFNVTSTLRINTTADEIFYCTFRRLGHEENNTAELVIPEPYPDPAKKRNHLVILGAVFLFLHVTLAVIFCLKRNVRMMDVEKCGTQDMNSKQQNGILSLWFGFIRPEVCSGPGGYR
- the CD274 gene encoding programmed cell death 1 ligand 1 isoform X2 → MRIYSVLTFMAYCCLLKAFTITVPKDLYVVEYGSNVTLECRFPVDKQLNLLVLVVYWEMEDKKIIQFVNGKEDLNVQHSSYHGRAQLLKDQLSLGKAALQITDVKLQDAGVYCCLISYGGADYKRITLKVNAPYHKIYHTVSVDPVTSEHELMCQAEGYPEAEVIWTSSNHQVLSGKTSITSSQREEKLFNVTSTLRINTTADEIFYCTFRRLGHEENNTAELVIPEPYPDPAKKRNHLVILGAVFLFLHVTLAVIFCLKRNVRMMDVEKCGTQDMNSKQQNATQFEET
- the CD274 gene encoding programmed cell death 1 ligand 1 isoform X1, coding for MRIYSVLTFMAYCCLLKAFTITVPKDLYVVEYGSNVTLECRFPVDKQLNLLVLVVYWEMEDKKIIQFVNGKEDLNVQHSSYHGRAQLLKDQLSLGKAALQITDVKLQDAGVYCCLISYGGADYKRITLKVNAPYHKIYHTVSVDPVTSEHELMCQAEGYPEAEVIWTSSNHQVLSGKTSITSSQREEKLFNVTSTLRINTTADEIFYCTFRRLGHEENNTAELVIPEPYPDPAKKRNHLVILGAVFLFLHVTLAVIFCLKRNVRMMDVEKCGTQDMNSKQQNGILSLWFGFIRPEVCSGPGGYR